One window of Candidatus Methylocalor cossyra genomic DNA carries:
- a CDS encoding HlyD family secretion protein — translation MKIHPKTIRARRRRRLVAVTLVLVAGALAYAYYWWHHGRFWVTTDNAFVTGNLIPVEADATGIVTEVLVDETQWVNKGDLLVRLDEHRAQAALGRRGGELGQTVRGISALFATRQQLCQKLVARSALLDRVRHDVVRFRAALPSGSVSEQTLQNAEDQERALEAELREAVAELKAIEARVGGTSRTEHPDIEAAKNRFIDAYLEWSRQRILAPASGFVAKRKAQVGDRVRPGDPLLTVVPLDHLWVEANLRETELHWVRPGQPARIVVDLYGQSVVYHGTVEGLVPGTGSVFALLPPDNATGNFIHIVERVPVRIALQKDEILKQPVRPGLSTVTAIDIRGEGKPVTTSLVETSTQEYSTDIFAREMAEAEAKAKAIIADNLAPKDDSLEAGCSAAQFSVAARSGAQPAGPAPRYAQRRSPR, via the coding sequence ATGAAGATCCATCCCAAAACCATCCGCGCCCGGCGCCGGCGCCGCCTGGTGGCGGTCACCCTGGTGCTGGTCGCGGGCGCGCTGGCCTATGCCTATTATTGGTGGCATCACGGCCGCTTTTGGGTCACCACCGACAACGCCTTCGTCACCGGCAACCTCATTCCGGTGGAGGCTGACGCCACCGGCATCGTCACCGAGGTCCTGGTCGATGAAACCCAATGGGTGAACAAGGGCGATCTTCTGGTGCGCCTCGACGAACACCGGGCCCAGGCCGCCCTCGGCCGCCGCGGGGGCGAACTAGGGCAGACCGTGCGCGGTATCAGCGCGCTGTTCGCTACCCGCCAGCAGTTATGCCAGAAACTGGTGGCCCGCTCCGCCCTGCTCGATCGCGTCCGCCACGATGTGGTGCGGTTCCGGGCGGCGCTGCCCAGCGGCTCGGTGTCCGAGCAGACCCTACAAAACGCCGAGGACCAGGAGCGCGCCCTAGAGGCCGAGCTGCGGGAAGCGGTGGCCGAGCTCAAAGCCATTGAGGCTCGGGTGGGTGGCACCAGCCGCACCGAGCATCCCGACATCGAAGCGGCCAAGAACAGGTTCATCGACGCGTATTTGGAATGGTCCCGGCAGCGCATCCTGGCACCCGCTTCTGGCTTTGTAGCCAAGCGCAAGGCCCAGGTGGGGGACCGGGTGCGGCCGGGCGATCCGCTCTTGACCGTGGTGCCGTTGGACCATCTGTGGGTGGAGGCGAATCTCCGGGAAACCGAGCTGCACTGGGTGCGGCCCGGCCAACCGGCGCGCATCGTCGTCGACCTCTACGGGCAGAGCGTGGTCTACCACGGCACGGTGGAGGGCTTAGTGCCCGGCACCGGCAGTGTGTTCGCCCTGCTGCCGCCGGACAACGCCACCGGCAATTTCATCCACATCGTGGAGCGGGTGCCCGTGCGCATCGCCCTGCAGAAGGACGAAATCCTCAAGCAGCCGGTGCGCCCCGGGCTGTCCACGGTCACGGCCATCGACATCCGCGGGGAGGGCAAACCGGTGACCACCTCGTTGGTGGAAACCTCGACCCAGGAATACAGCACCGACATCTTCGCCCGGGAGATGGCGGAAGCGGAGGCCAAAGCCAAGGCCATCATCGCTGACAATCTGGCTCCCAAAGACGATTCGCTAGAAGCGGGCTGCAGCGCCGCCCAGTTTTCTGTCGCCGCCCGCTCCGGTGCGCAGCCGGCCGGCCCCGCTCCCCGCTACGCCCAGCGGCGTTCCCCGCGCTGA
- a CDS encoding efflux transporter outer membrane subunit translates to MSSRCRARAGRWLAGLSTAVALLGAGCAWIPSEGQRAQFRTPPTLEHAMAEAGEQAPLAPSRRWPNDRWWRQFGSPELDRLMTIALRDNPGLKAAAARLRQAEALVRVEGARLLPFLDADAELSYERISAHGVFAALNPEVAGAHIVLGTINPLSFRYEFDFWGKNRAALEAALGEAAAEDAELAEARLHLTTGIARAYFRGVALRQQLDLAKAMVELRRDLLRLAETRWQTGLDSADFVKQAKIALETALKREAGTRDQLELQRNLLARLMGTGPDATRDLFQAPVTIPARIPLPARLPVELLRHRPDLAAALHRAEAAAQRIKEAKANFLPTIDLTAFVGINALRLTKGAGALANVLFSGSSVAYGVAPGLRLPWFEGGRLRGELSAQRAEYDGAVELYNETLLRAIQEVADSLSSWQETRKILEAHNRLLDSQREDLALAEVRLRTGLDDLRTVLARRHAVLDQEYALKILESDQLVAMTDLIESLGGGYSDGPTLSESLRNTDSAGAARGPQQR, encoded by the coding sequence ATGAGCTCTCGGTGCCGAGCGCGAGCCGGGCGCTGGCTGGCGGGACTGTCTACCGCCGTCGCCCTGTTGGGCGCGGGCTGTGCCTGGATCCCCTCCGAAGGGCAGCGCGCCCAGTTCCGAACCCCGCCGACCCTGGAGCACGCCATGGCCGAGGCGGGCGAGCAGGCACCCCTCGCTCCCTCCCGGCGCTGGCCTAACGACCGTTGGTGGCGGCAGTTTGGGAGTCCCGAGCTCGACCGCCTGATGACCATCGCCCTCCGGGACAATCCAGGGCTCAAGGCGGCGGCGGCGCGGCTGCGCCAGGCAGAGGCCCTGGTGCGGGTGGAGGGCGCGCGGCTGCTGCCTTTCCTGGATGCCGATGCCGAGCTCAGCTACGAGCGGATTTCGGCGCACGGCGTATTTGCCGCCCTCAATCCCGAGGTGGCCGGGGCCCACATCGTGCTTGGCACCATCAACCCCTTGAGCTTCCGTTACGAGTTCGACTTCTGGGGAAAAAACCGGGCGGCGCTGGAGGCGGCTTTGGGGGAGGCGGCGGCTGAGGACGCGGAACTCGCCGAAGCGCGGCTGCATTTGACCACGGGCATCGCCCGGGCCTATTTCCGCGGCGTGGCGCTGCGCCAGCAGCTGGATCTGGCCAAGGCCATGGTAGAGCTGCGGCGGGATTTGCTGCGGCTGGCCGAGACCCGGTGGCAAACCGGTTTGGATTCCGCCGATTTCGTGAAGCAGGCCAAAATTGCCCTGGAGACAGCCCTCAAGCGGGAAGCCGGCACCCGGGACCAACTGGAGCTACAGCGCAATCTGTTGGCGCGGCTGATGGGAACCGGGCCCGACGCCACCCGGGACCTGTTCCAGGCCCCGGTCACCATCCCGGCACGCATCCCCTTGCCGGCCCGGCTACCGGTGGAATTGCTCCGCCATCGCCCGGATCTCGCCGCCGCCCTCCATCGCGCCGAGGCTGCAGCGCAGCGCATCAAAGAAGCCAAGGCCAATTTCCTGCCCACCATCGACCTCACCGCCTTCGTAGGGATCAACGCCCTGCGGCTGACCAAGGGGGCCGGGGCGCTGGCCAACGTGCTGTTCTCGGGATCCAGCGTCGCCTATGGTGTGGCGCCGGGCCTCCGGTTGCCCTGGTTCGAGGGCGGGCGGCTACGCGGTGAGCTGTCGGCCCAGCGGGCCGAATACGATGGGGCGGTGGAGCTCTATAACGAAACGCTGCTGCGCGCCATCCAGGAGGTCGCCGACAGCCTGAGCAGTTGGCAGGAGACGCGCAAGATCCTGGAAGCCCACAACCGCCTGCTGGATTCCCAGCGGGAGGATTTGGCCTTGGCCGAGGTGCGCTTAAGGACCGGCCTGGACGACCTGCGCACGGTGCTGGCGCGGCGCCATGCCGTGTTGGATCAGGAATATGCCCTGAAAATCCTGGAAAGCGACCAGCTGGTGGCCATGACCGACCTGATCGAGTCCTTGGGCGGCGGCTACAGCGACGGCCCCACCCTGTCGGAGTCGTTGCGGAACACGGACTCGGCGGGCGCTGCCCGCGGCCCACAACAACGATAA
- a CDS encoding DHA2 family efflux MFS transporter permease subunit, translating to MLFNIALGVGHMVVLFNAGSYIALMPHVAGDLGGVLPSFGTWAQTDFMIGLALAFPIARWLTGRFGDYRIFTMAFGIYAVASYLCAISDTLWLFLPARILLGFAGGVTLPVGQTLLLREYPDRLKSLGLGVWGLFTLMPFTIGFPVGGWIADELGWRCLFLFNIPASLAVAGVVASLLYGRGFQRRYLRFDFVGFVLLALVLGGIQTILNQGNDFDWFDSPFLRGVLVVVIVALPCFLVWELGERHPALDIRLFAHRNFTIGILCLTLGFLAIQGLLSLFIVQLQILLGYSSWLAGLEFLTMILLAAPMIALMHELGKGLDARLLASINLLGFAFTLHWIGLFDDPGSFDQLFWPMLLLGFFLGSFFTPLTTLTLHGLSGNAMLRAAEEAGLLRIAAGAYGITLQGVTLFRRTPFHQLGLADYFGGRRFPSLDLLDQLAARLEARGLELGMVKAKLAALIKQEAALLALDDAFLLASYLFLVLAGLVWLARPTHRPPHPTPSEELQEVRAEELMEEP from the coding sequence GTGTTGTTCAACATCGCGCTCGGGGTCGGGCACATGGTGGTGTTGTTCAACGCCGGGTCGTACATCGCCCTGATGCCCCACGTGGCCGGGGATCTGGGCGGGGTGCTGCCGAGTTTCGGCACTTGGGCACAGACCGACTTCATGATCGGTCTGGCTCTGGCCTTTCCTATCGCCCGCTGGCTGACGGGCCGGTTCGGCGACTACCGCATCTTCACCATGGCCTTCGGCATCTATGCGGTGGCGTCCTATCTGTGCGCCATCAGCGACACCCTGTGGTTGTTCTTGCCGGCGCGGATCCTACTGGGCTTCGCCGGCGGCGTCACGCTGCCGGTGGGCCAGACCCTGTTGTTGCGGGAATACCCCGACCGGCTCAAGTCCCTGGGGCTCGGGGTTTGGGGCTTGTTCACCCTGATGCCGTTCACCATCGGCTTTCCGGTCGGCGGTTGGATCGCCGACGAGCTGGGTTGGCGCTGCCTGTTCCTGTTCAATATTCCCGCGTCCTTGGCGGTGGCCGGCGTGGTGGCATCTTTGCTGTACGGGCGGGGTTTTCAGCGTCGCTACCTCCGCTTCGATTTCGTTGGCTTCGTGCTGTTGGCCCTGGTGCTCGGCGGGATCCAGACCATCCTCAATCAGGGCAACGATTTCGACTGGTTCGATTCGCCGTTCCTGCGCGGCGTGCTGGTGGTGGTCATCGTGGCCTTGCCGTGCTTCCTGGTTTGGGAACTGGGGGAGCGCCACCCCGCCCTCGACATCCGGCTGTTCGCCCACCGCAATTTCACCATCGGGATTCTCTGCCTGACGCTGGGCTTCCTGGCCATCCAGGGGCTGCTTTCGCTGTTCATTGTGCAGCTCCAGATCTTGCTGGGGTACTCCTCATGGCTGGCTGGCCTGGAGTTCCTGACCATGATCCTGTTGGCGGCGCCGATGATCGCCCTGATGCACGAACTCGGCAAGGGCCTCGACGCGCGCCTGTTGGCCTCGATCAACCTACTCGGCTTCGCCTTCACCCTGCACTGGATCGGCCTGTTCGACGATCCCGGGTCGTTCGATCAACTGTTTTGGCCCATGTTGTTGTTGGGCTTTTTCCTCGGTTCCTTCTTCACGCCGCTGACTACTCTGACCCTCCACGGGTTGTCCGGGAACGCGATGCTCCGGGCGGCGGAGGAGGCGGGCCTATTGCGCATCGCCGCCGGTGCCTACGGCATCACCTTGCAGGGCGTCACCCTGTTTCGGCGCACGCCGTTCCATCAACTCGGCCTGGCAGACTATTTCGGCGGCAGGCGGTTTCCCTCCCTCGACTTGCTCGATCAACTGGCCGCCCGCCTGGAGGCCCGAGGCCTCGAGTTGGGCATGGTCAAGGCCAAGCTGGCGGCCCTGATCAAACAGGAAGCGGCGCTTCTGGCTTTGGACGACGCCTTTCTACTGGCCAGTTACCTGTTTCTGGTGCTGGCCGGGTTGGTGTGGCTGGCCCGCCCGACCCATCGGCCACCGCACCCGACGCCGAGCGAGGAACTGCAGGAAGTGCGCGCCGAAGAGCTGATGGAGGAGCCATGA
- a CDS encoding MarR family winged helix-turn-helix transcriptional regulator produces MKEPDPPLQKKDFETLAEFRYQLRRFLRFSEEVTRRHGITHLQYLLLLHIKGFPGREWATVGELAERLQAQHHGVVALITRCEKLGLVERSVSPHDKRQVEIRLSRKGEECLERLARLHRAELLSLQGKFTVPDIRSFSGED; encoded by the coding sequence ATGAAAGAACCCGACCCGCCTTTACAGAAAAAGGATTTCGAGACCCTAGCCGAATTCCGCTACCAGCTGCGCAGGTTCCTGCGTTTCAGCGAGGAGGTGACGCGCCGCCATGGCATTACCCACCTGCAGTATCTCCTGCTGCTGCACATCAAGGGCTTCCCGGGTCGGGAATGGGCCACCGTCGGGGAACTGGCGGAGCGCTTGCAGGCCCAACACCACGGGGTAGTGGCGCTGATTACCCGCTGCGAAAAGCTGGGTTTAGTGGAACGCAGCGTCAGCCCCCACGACAAGCGCCAGGTGGAAATCCGGCTGTCGAGAAAAGGCGAGGAGTGCTTGGAACGGCTCGCCCGGCTCCATCGGGCCGAGTTGCTTTCCCTGCAGGGCAAGTTCACGGTCCCGGACATCCGCTCGTTCAGCGGTGAAGATTAG
- a CDS encoding tellurite resistance/C4-dicarboxylate transporter family protein — protein sequence MIRHLPPGSFAPVMATGIVSIAAHAFDDPWIVRTLFRLNQALYAVLWLLTLVRCLAYPTRVKADLGNPKAAPGFLTIVAGTCLLGSQYVLFEQDYGLGWWLWLAGLGLWGLLLYAVFTALILAAQPTRLACIDGSWLLTVVATQSVAVLGVLLAPTLPEHRVLVLFAALCLYLLGCVLYLLITALIVGRLLLVPLTARDWVPSYWINMGAAAITVLAGSTLASHASLVPWLEVLIPFLKGCAVLFWAVATWWIPLILILGFWRYVCQNFPIRYELAYWSVVFPLGMYSAGTHQLAKTMDIAILHPLARVFFSASLSAWLVVFIGLLRTILALGRAR from the coding sequence GTGATCCGCCACCTGCCTCCCGGCAGCTTCGCGCCGGTCATGGCGACCGGCATCGTCTCGATCGCGGCCCATGCCTTTGATGATCCATGGATCGTCCGCACCCTGTTCCGACTTAACCAGGCGCTGTACGCTGTCCTCTGGCTGCTGACGCTGGTCCGCTGCCTCGCCTATCCGACCCGGGTGAAGGCCGATCTCGGCAACCCGAAGGCCGCACCCGGATTCCTCACCATCGTGGCAGGTACCTGCCTGCTGGGCTCGCAATACGTGCTATTCGAACAGGACTACGGTCTCGGGTGGTGGTTGTGGCTCGCTGGGTTGGGCCTGTGGGGACTGCTCCTGTACGCGGTGTTCACCGCCCTGATACTGGCCGCACAACCGACCCGTCTAGCCTGCATCGACGGCAGCTGGCTGTTGACGGTGGTCGCCACGCAGTCGGTCGCGGTGCTCGGGGTATTGCTCGCGCCGACCCTGCCCGAGCACCGCGTGCTGGTCCTGTTCGCGGCGCTGTGCCTGTACCTGCTCGGCTGCGTTCTATACCTCTTGATCACGGCGCTGATCGTGGGCCGCTTGCTGCTGGTCCCGCTCACCGCCCGCGATTGGGTTCCCTCCTACTGGATCAACATGGGCGCCGCCGCGATCACCGTACTGGCGGGGTCGACGCTGGCTTCCCACGCTTCCCTGGTACCCTGGCTGGAAGTGCTGATTCCTTTCCTCAAAGGCTGCGCGGTGCTGTTCTGGGCCGTTGCCACCTGGTGGATTCCCCTGATTCTGATCCTGGGCTTTTGGCGTTATGTGTGCCAGAACTTCCCCATTCGCTATGAGCTCGCCTACTGGAGCGTGGTGTTTCCCCTCGGTATGTATTCCGCCGGCACACACCAACTGGCGAAAACCATGGACATCGCCATCTTGCATCCACTCGCGCGGGTATTTTTCTCGGCCAGCCTGTCGGCTTGGCTGGTGGTGTTCATCGGCCTCCTCCGCACGATCTTGGCCCTCGGCAGGGCGCGCTGA
- the htpX gene encoding protease HtpX, whose product MRIFLFLLTNAAVLLLISIIFNVLGLGSFLHRQGIPLDLNSLLLVSAAMGMTGSFISLLLSKWMAKQSMGVFVIEQPSNSTERWLVETVARLARRAGIGMPEVGLFDSPEPNAFATGMSKNNALVAVSTGLLQTMEADEVEAVLGHEISHVANGDMVTMGLLQGVVNTFVYFFATIAGYLVDRALFRSGDGEEDRGGYGPAYYITQMVAQIVLSILATMVVMWFSRWREFRADAGGAGLAGRTKMIGALKALQRAHDHSALPGELAAFGISGGIGSGLARLFMSHPPLEERIAALQNLR is encoded by the coding sequence ATGCGCATCTTCTTGTTCCTGTTGACCAACGCCGCGGTGCTGCTATTGATCAGCATCATCTTTAATGTCCTGGGGTTGGGCAGCTTCCTCCACCGGCAAGGGATTCCCCTGGACCTCAATAGCCTTCTGTTGGTCTCGGCGGCCATGGGGATGACCGGTTCGTTCATTTCTCTGCTGCTGTCCAAATGGATGGCGAAGCAGTCCATGGGCGTTTTCGTCATCGAACAGCCGTCCAATTCCACCGAGCGGTGGTTGGTGGAAACGGTGGCGCGGTTAGCCCGCCGGGCCGGGATCGGCATGCCGGAGGTGGGGCTGTTCGATTCGCCGGAGCCCAATGCTTTCGCCACCGGGATGAGCAAAAACAACGCCCTGGTGGCGGTGAGCACGGGCTTGCTGCAAACCATGGAGGCCGATGAGGTGGAGGCGGTGTTGGGGCACGAAATCAGCCACGTGGCCAATGGCGACATGGTGACTATGGGCCTGCTCCAGGGCGTGGTAAACACGTTCGTGTATTTTTTCGCCACCATTGCCGGCTACCTGGTGGACCGGGCCCTGTTCCGCTCCGGAGATGGAGAGGAAGATCGCGGCGGCTATGGTCCTGCTTATTACATCACGCAGATGGTGGCGCAAATCGTGCTCTCCATACTCGCCACCATGGTCGTGATGTGGTTCTCCCGCTGGCGTGAATTCCGTGCCGATGCCGGCGGTGCCGGGTTGGCCGGGCGTACCAAGATGATCGGCGCGCTTAAAGCCCTGCAGCGGGCCCATGACCACTCCGCTTTGCCCGGCGAATTGGCCGCCTTTGGCATCAGTGGCGGGATCGGCTCCGGTCTCGCGCGGCTGTTCATGAGCCATCCGCCCCTGGAAGAGCGGATCGCGGCGCTGCAGAACTTGCGCTGA
- a CDS encoding PQQ-dependent sugar dehydrogenase, whose translation MGVVRFKGFRLAWALAALSFAGHCGTDGSGIKLPPGFRLTVYTDQTPGARSLALGDDGTVYVGTMNEGKVYAVRDENRDGRAERVVTIATGLNMPNGVAYLDGDLYIAEISRISKLPGIARRLDDPPKPETLYDAYPKDVHHGWKYLRIGPDRKLYVPVGAPCNICNPKNELYATLTRLDLDGKNLEIYARGIRNTVGFDWHPDSHELWFTDNGRDWLGDDQPPDELNHAPRPGLHFGYPYCHGQDLPDPEFGKDKRCADFVPPAWTFPAHVATLGMHFYTGTRFPAEYRGQLFVAEHGSWNRSTPQGYRVVTVRFENGKPVADRVFAEGWLQPNGKASGRPVDVLPLPDGTLLISDDKRGALYRIDYQP comes from the coding sequence ATGGGTGTTGTGAGGTTCAAGGGATTCCGCTTGGCCTGGGCTTTGGCTGCGCTGAGCTTCGCCGGGCACTGCGGGACCGATGGCAGCGGCATCAAGCTGCCACCGGGTTTTCGGCTCACTGTCTACACCGACCAAACCCCCGGGGCACGCTCCCTCGCCCTCGGCGATGACGGTACCGTGTACGTCGGTACTATGAACGAGGGCAAGGTCTACGCGGTACGGGACGAAAACCGCGACGGCAGGGCCGAGCGGGTAGTGACCATAGCGACCGGGTTGAACATGCCAAACGGCGTCGCCTATCTGGACGGGGATCTCTACATCGCGGAGATCTCGCGCATCTCCAAACTCCCCGGCATCGCCCGTAGGCTCGACGATCCACCCAAGCCGGAAACCCTCTATGATGCCTACCCGAAGGACGTGCATCACGGCTGGAAATACCTCCGGATCGGTCCCGACCGCAAGCTCTACGTGCCGGTGGGCGCGCCGTGCAATATCTGCAATCCCAAGAACGAGCTCTACGCCACCCTGACCCGCCTGGACCTGGACGGGAAGAATCTTGAGATCTATGCCCGCGGCATCCGCAATACGGTGGGCTTCGACTGGCATCCGGACAGCCACGAGCTGTGGTTCACCGATAACGGCCGCGACTGGTTGGGCGACGATCAGCCGCCGGATGAGTTAAACCACGCCCCACGGCCCGGCCTGCACTTCGGTTACCCGTACTGCCACGGTCAGGACCTCCCCGATCCGGAGTTCGGTAAGGACAAGCGTTGCGCTGATTTCGTCCCGCCCGCCTGGACTTTCCCCGCCCATGTGGCCACCTTGGGCATGCACTTCTACACCGGGACCCGGTTCCCAGCCGAATACCGAGGGCAGCTGTTCGTCGCCGAGCACGGCTCCTGGAACCGTTCCACGCCCCAAGGCTATCGGGTGGTGACGGTCCGCTTCGAAAACGGCAAGCCGGTGGCCGACCGGGTGTTCGCCGAAGGCTGGCTCCAGCCCAACGGCAAGGCCAGCGGACGCCCGGTGGACGTCCTACCGCTGCCGGACGGGACGCTCCTGATCTCCGACGACAAGCGCGGTGCCCTCTACCGCATCGATTATCAACCCTGA
- a CDS encoding class I SAM-dependent methyltransferase, whose amino-acid sequence MSAVVAETLFEGPIAEEYELLRLICPAAADMSRRVGEWVSAWTPPNPGTLDVLEIGCGTGITSLHLLNGRADLRLTGIDNAPAMLAQARRNLAPALAEGRLRLIEADALSHLRGLPSASVDLVASGYALHNFLDSYRDRVLAEIHRVLKPGGAFVNGDRYALDDTREHLRSTQDEVRVYFRTFLELNRPDLLEQWVVHLFSDESPDHIMRLAPALERMEETGFRPVTVHFRDGVNALVSGAKP is encoded by the coding sequence ATGAGCGCTGTGGTTGCCGAGACCCTGTTTGAAGGGCCCATCGCCGAGGAATACGAGCTGCTCCGGCTGATCTGCCCGGCCGCGGCGGACATGAGCCGGCGGGTGGGGGAGTGGGTTAGCGCCTGGACCCCGCCTAATCCCGGGACCTTGGATGTCCTGGAAATCGGCTGCGGCACCGGCATCACCTCGCTACACCTGCTCAACGGCCGGGCTGACCTGCGCCTCACTGGCATCGACAACGCCCCGGCCATGCTGGCCCAGGCCCGGCGGAACCTGGCCCCGGCCCTCGCGGAAGGGCGCCTGCGGCTGATCGAAGCCGACGCCCTGTCCCATCTGCGCGGGCTTCCCAGCGCAAGCGTGGACCTGGTGGCCTCCGGTTATGCGCTGCACAACTTCCTCGATAGTTACCGGGATCGGGTCCTCGCAGAAATCCATCGGGTGCTCAAGCCGGGCGGGGCGTTCGTGAACGGCGACCGTTACGCCCTGGACGATACCCGCGAGCACCTCCGCAGCACCCAGGACGAGGTGCGGGTGTACTTCCGCACGTTTCTGGAGCTAAACCGCCCCGACTTGCTGGAGCAGTGGGTGGTCCATCTATTCAGCGACGAGTCGCCGGATCACATTATGCGCCTAGCGCCCGCCCTCGAGCGTATGGAAGAAACCGGGTTTCGGCCGGTCACGGTGCATTTCCGCGACGGCGTCAACGCCCTCGTGAGCGGGGCGAAACCTTGA
- the radA gene encoding DNA repair protein RadA: MKGARERRLVYRCAECGHAQSKWAGQCPGCGAWNSLTEGLEDRAPPSARFAGYAGAAEGAPPVSLATVEAEEVRRVPSGLEEFDRVLGGGLVPGSAILIGGDPGIGKSTLLLQTVSALSQTRRVLYVTGEESIRQIGLRARRLQLPCAAVQILAETELERLLAAAARERPEYLVVDSVQTVYSTLLQSAPGSVAQVRECAAQLVRFAKETQTTVFLVGHVTKEGALAGPRVLEHMVDTVLYFEGDGSSRFRVIRAFKNRFGAVNELGVFAMTETGLREVRNPSAIFLSRGDGEAPGSVVTVLREGSRPLLAEVQALVDESHLPAPRRVAVGMDGNRLAMLLAVLHRHGGVPVFNQDVFVNLVGGLRLNETAGDLAVALAVVSSYRDRPIPRDWVVFGELGLNGEARPVPNGEERLKEAAKHGFEHALVANRNVPKGGVPGLKIITVKSLREAIGAL; the protein is encoded by the coding sequence GTGAAAGGCGCCCGGGAACGGCGACTGGTCTATCGCTGCGCGGAGTGCGGCCACGCCCAAAGCAAATGGGCCGGCCAGTGCCCCGGCTGCGGGGCGTGGAATTCGTTGACCGAAGGTCTGGAAGACCGTGCGCCGCCTTCCGCCCGCTTCGCCGGCTATGCCGGGGCGGCGGAAGGCGCTCCGCCCGTCTCCCTGGCCACCGTCGAGGCGGAGGAAGTGCGACGTGTGCCCTCGGGTCTTGAGGAATTCGACCGGGTGTTGGGCGGTGGGCTGGTGCCCGGCTCGGCGATCCTGATCGGCGGCGATCCCGGGATCGGCAAGTCCACTCTGCTGCTGCAGACCGTGTCGGCCCTCAGCCAGACGCGCCGGGTGCTGTACGTCACCGGCGAGGAATCCATCCGCCAGATTGGCCTGCGCGCCCGGCGCCTGCAACTTCCTTGCGCGGCGGTACAAATCCTTGCCGAAACCGAATTGGAGCGGCTGCTGGCCGCGGCCGCCCGGGAGCGGCCGGAGTACCTGGTGGTGGATTCGGTGCAAACGGTCTACAGCACGCTCCTCCAATCCGCCCCCGGGTCGGTGGCCCAGGTGCGGGAATGCGCCGCGCAATTGGTGCGCTTCGCCAAGGAGACCCAGACCACGGTCTTCCTGGTGGGCCACGTCACCAAGGAAGGCGCCCTGGCCGGTCCCCGGGTGCTCGAGCACATGGTGGACACGGTGTTGTACTTCGAGGGCGACGGCAGTAGCCGGTTCCGGGTGATCCGGGCCTTCAAGAACCGTTTCGGAGCGGTGAACGAACTGGGCGTGTTCGCCATGACCGAAACGGGGCTTCGGGAAGTGCGCAATCCCTCGGCTATCTTCCTGTCGCGCGGCGACGGGGAGGCGCCGGGCAGCGTGGTCACGGTGCTGCGCGAGGGCAGCCGGCCGCTGCTGGCGGAAGTCCAGGCGCTGGTGGACGAATCCCATCTACCCGCCCCGCGGCGGGTGGCCGTGGGCATGGACGGCAACCGGCTGGCCATGCTCCTCGCCGTGCTGCACCGCCACGGCGGTGTGCCGGTGTTCAACCAGGACGTATTCGTCAACCTGGTGGGCGGGCTTCGCCTCAACGAGACGGCGGGGGACCTGGCGGTGGCCTTGGCGGTGGTGTCGAGCTACCGGGATCGTCCCATCCCCCGGGACTGGGTGGTGTTCGGCGAGCTCGGGCTGAACGGCGAAGCGCGGCCGGTCCCGAACGGCGAGGAGCGCCTCAAAGAGGCCGCCAAACACGGTTTCGAGCACGCCCTGGTGGCCAACCGCAACGTCCCCAAGGGGGGCGTACCGGGCCTTAAGATCATCACCGTGAAAAGCCTGCGCGAGGCGATCGGCGCGCTCTGA
- a CDS encoding FHA domain-containing protein: MAKLTVTFKDILLQAVELNAATLSIGRDPTNALHIDSLAIADFHAEVQATPEGYRIRRLHAGFPVYLNGTAVEEALLKDGDRIVLGKHQLRFTDSASQPAAPDGPLDGAMPRFKPFEGSFQVMNGKHIGMIIPLKKAVTQIGKKESGCVIVTKGEQGYTIAAASEDLLLTINGRLVEGEQAPLRDGDIVRINSTLLQFFQR, from the coding sequence ATGGCCAAGCTGACCGTCACTTTCAAGGATATATTGCTGCAGGCTGTCGAGCTGAATGCGGCCACGCTCAGCATCGGGCGCGACCCTACCAATGCCCTGCACATCGACAGTCTCGCCATCGCCGACTTCCACGCCGAGGTGCAGGCGACCCCGGAGGGCTACCGGATCCGCCGCCTGCACGCCGGATTTCCGGTTTACCTCAACGGCACGGCGGTAGAGGAAGCCCTGCTCAAGGATGGGGACCGCATCGTGCTCGGCAAGCACCAGCTACGCTTCACCGACAGTGCCTCGCAACCCGCCGCTCCGGACGGGCCACTCGACGGGGCGATGCCCCGCTTCAAACCCTTTGAGGGAAGCTTCCAGGTCATGAACGGGAAGCATATCGGCATGATCATTCCCTTGAAGAAGGCCGTGACCCAGATCGGCAAGAAGGAATCGGGCTGCGTGATCGTCACCAAGGGCGAACAGGGCTACACCATCGCCGCCGCCTCGGAGGATCTCCTGTTGACCATTAACGGGCGGCTGGTTGAGGGCGAACAAGCCCCGTTGCGCGACGGCGACATCGTGCGGATCAACAGCACCCTGCTGCAGTTCTTCCAGCGCTGA